GTCGAGAACAAGATCGATCCCGGTCAGCCGCTGGACAAGGACATCTACGACTTGGGCGCTGAGGAGCTGGCCAAGGTGCCCTCGATGCCCGGATCGCTGGAGAACGCCCTTGATGCCCTCGAGGCCGATCACCAGTTCCTGCTCAAGGGCGACGTCTTCACCGAGGAGCTGCTCAACACCTACATCGAGTACAAGCGCGAGAAGGAAGTGGACGCAGTCCGTCTGCGCCCGCATCCCTATGAGTTCGCGTTGTACTACGACATTTAACCCGTAGAGACGCAGCATGCTGCGTCTCTACAACAGCGGGCCCGGCGATGAGCCGGGCCTATTTGTTTGCTCCGGCAAGGCACTGTTCGCTATTGTGAGAGACAATCAGGTCTCCCATGTGGCGCTCGTCCTTTTTCCGTCAATGCCTCCGCTCGCTGTGGCGGAACAAGCTGCGCAGCTTCCTGACCGTGCTGGGCATCGTCACCGGCGTGGGATCGTTCATTTGCGCGGTGGGCATCGGCAGCGCGGGCTCGGCGAAGGTGGAGGCGCAGCTGCGCAGCCTGGGCGACAACATGATCTGGGTGGAGGCCGGCAGCCGAAGCCGCAATGGGGTGCGCAACGGAGCCCGCGGCACCCGCAGCCTGGTGCTGGCCGACATGCAGGCCATCCAGAGCCAGGTGCCGCTCATCCGCATCCAGACGCCCAACGCGGACGGGCGCATCACCGTGGTCTACAACAAGCGCAACTGGTACACCTCCTACCGCGGTGTGACACCGGAGTTCTTCGAGATCCGCAAGTGGGAGCTGCAATCGGGCGCGCTCTTCACCAAGGAGGATGTGGACCGCGCCGTCCCGGTGTGCGTGCTGGGGCAGACGGCGGCGGACAACCTCTTCTTTGACGAAGATCCGGTGGGCAAGATCGTTCGCGTGCGCGACATGCCCTGCAAGGTGGTGGGGACGCTGCGGCGCAAGGGCGCCTCCGTCACCGGCCAGGACCAGGACGACTTCCTCATCCTGCCCTACACAACCGTGCAGAAACGGATTACGGGCGAGTTCTGGCTGGACGACATCTTCTGCTCCGCGGTCTCCGGGGAAGCCATCCCGGAGGCCAAGCGCCAGATCATCACCCTGTTGCGGGAGCGCCACCACATGAACCCGGGCGAGGACGACGACTTCAACATCCGCACGCCGGAGGAGCTGATCCAGGCGCAACTGGCCACGGCCGAGGTGTTCACCCTGCTGCTGGCGGCGATCTCTTCGCTCTCGCTGCTGGTGGGAGGCATCGGCATCATGAACATCATGCTGGTGACGGTGACCGAGCGGACGCGGGAGATCGGGGTGCGCCTGGCCGTGGGCGCCACCGAGTGGGACATCCGCGCGCAGTTCCTGAGCGAGGCCGTGGCCATCAGCCTGTTCGGCGGATTGCTGGGCGTGCTGGCCGGCTTCGGCGGCGCCGTCGCCGTCCAGAGCCTGCTGCATTGGGATATGGAAGTCACCCGGACCGTGGTTTTGGTCGGGTGCCTGTTCTCCGTGGTCCTGGGGGTCACGTGCGGATACTACCCGGCCGACCGCGCCGCGCAACTCAATCCCATCGAAGCGTTGCGCTTCGAGTAGAGACGCAGCCTGCTGCCTCTCTACTTCGTCGTCTCCTTGAGGAACGCTGCCAGGTGTTGCTGGTACACCGCGGGCAGGGAATGGGTTCCGTGGCCGCGGGTCGCCGGGCCCGCCGGGATCAGCACCGCGCGCCCATGCGACACGCGCTTGATGGCGCGCTCGAGGATTCCCAGCTCCGGCGGATTGATGAGGTCGTCGGCGAAGTTGATGGCCAAGAGCGGCGCCTGGATGGTCGAGAGCTTCGGCTCGGGGTTGTAGTCCCAGGAGGCGTCGATGGCGTAGGCCACGTCGTTGGCGTCGTGGCTCTTCATCAGGCCGGCGACGAATTGGTCCACCGCCGCATCGGCCTGCTCGCGCGTCGGGGAGTCTTTCTGGCGCTGCACGGGACTGCTGCTCATCAGCCAGAGCAGGTCGATAGCGAACGTGAGCCCGTAGGGCTGGGCGGTGTAGTCGCCGTGGTTGAAGCCGGGGTCGTTGCGGATGGCGTCCACCGCCATCTTGCGCCAGGCGCGGTTACGCCCCGCGATTTGCACGGGCAGGGAGGCCAGGGGCAGGAGCGCGTCCATGAAGTCGGGATACTTCTCACCCCACACCCAGGTGTGCATCCCGCCCATCGAGGTCCCCATCACCAGCCGCAGATGGTCCACGCCCAGGCCCTCGGTCAGCAGGCGGTACTGCGCCGTGACCATGTCGTCGTAGCCGTAGCGGGGGAAGCGGGCGTGCAGGCCGTCGGAGGGCTTGGAGGACTGGCCGTGGCCGATGCCGTCCGGGATCACGACGTAGTACGTGCGCGCGTCCAGCAGGCCGCCGGGGGAGAAGAGGACCCCAGCGAAGCTCGCACTCAGAAAGTTCTCGCCGCTGCCCGTGGTTCCGTGCAGCACCAGGACGGCGTTCCGCACACGGCCGTGGGCGTCCTTCTGCGGCGTGCCCAGGGTTCGGTAGTGGATGCGAAGTTCGGGCAGGGTCTCGCCCGAGGCGAACTTGAAGTCCTTGAGGACGAAGTCGCCGGGGGTGGGTTGCGGATAGTCAGCGGCGTGCAGGCAGACGGCGCCGACCAGGAACAGGGCTGCAATCGCGAAGCGTTTCATGGCCGCAGATTGTAAGCGGTAGAGGCGCAGCATGCTACGTCTCTACCCCGTGCTATGCTGGCCCGCGTGAGCCTGTGTGGCACAGCCGTCCTCGGCTGTGCGAGGGAGCGTCCCAGCTTGGTTCAGGTCACCGCGATTTCTCACATCGCGTTCCGCGATCCGGAAGCGGCGGCGCTTAACCTGGAACGCATCGCCACCCGCGCCCCGCACGGGGTCTTGGACGCCCTGCCCACACTGCTGGCCGGCTCTCCCGACCCCGACGCCGCGCTCAACCTCTTCGAAAAACTCTGCGCGGAGGGAAGTGGCGAGACCCTGCGGCTGCTGGACCGGCACCGCGGGCTCATCCACTACGCCCTGGCCATCTTCGGCTACAGCCAGTTTCTGGGCGAGACGCTGATCCAGAATCCCGACCTGCTGCAGCAGCTCTCGCGGGAAAAGAAACTGGACCGCTCGCACTCGCGCGAGGACTTCGAGGAGAGCCTGGCGCGCTTCCGCTCCCGCTCCCTCGAAGCCGACACGGCGCTGGCCCTGGCCCGCTTCAAGCGCCGCGAGTACATCCGCATCATGCTGCGCGACGTACTGGGCCTGGCCACCCTGGCGGACACCACCGGCGAGATCTCGGCGCTCTCCGACGTGCTCATCGCAGCCGCGCTGGGCGAGGCCGATTCCGCCCTGCATAAGCGCTACGGCCCGCCCCGCCACAACGACGCGCAGGGGCGCCTGGTGGAAACGCCTTTTGCCGTGCTTTCGCTGGGCAAGCTGGGCGGCAACGAACTGAACTACAGCTCGGACGTGGACCTGATGTTCCTGCACGGGGATGGCGAGCCGCCGGAGGCGGCGGAGATCTCCAACCGCGAGTACTTCATCCGGCTGGCGCAACAGACCACCGAGGTCCT
Above is a genomic segment from Terriglobales bacterium containing:
- the glnA gene encoding glutamine synthetase (forms a homododecamer; forms glutamine from ammonia and glutamate with the conversion of ATP to ADP and phosphate; also functions in the assimilation of ammonia; highly regulated protein controlled by the addition/removal of adenylyl groups by adenylyltransferase from specific tyrosine residues; addition of adenylyl groups results in inactivation of the enzyme), coding for RSAACRIPMYSASPKAKRVEFRPPDPSCNPYLAFAAMVMAGLDGVENKIDPGQPLDKDIYDLGAEELAKVPSMPGSLENALDALEADHQFLLKGDVFTEELLNTYIEYKREKEVDAVRLRPHPYEFALYYDI
- a CDS encoding ABC transporter permease; its protein translation is MWRSSFFRQCLRSLWRNKLRSFLTVLGIVTGVGSFICAVGIGSAGSAKVEAQLRSLGDNMIWVEAGSRSRNGVRNGARGTRSLVLADMQAIQSQVPLIRIQTPNADGRITVVYNKRNWYTSYRGVTPEFFEIRKWELQSGALFTKEDVDRAVPVCVLGQTAADNLFFDEDPVGKIVRVRDMPCKVVGTLRRKGASVTGQDQDDFLILPYTTVQKRITGEFWLDDIFCSAVSGEAIPEAKRQIITLLRERHHMNPGEDDDFNIRTPEELIQAQLATAEVFTLLLAAISSLSLLVGGIGIMNIMLVTVTERTREIGVRLAVGATEWDIRAQFLSEAVAISLFGGLLGVLAGFGGAVAVQSLLHWDMEVTRTVVLVGCLFSVVLGVTCGYYPADRAAQLNPIEALRFE
- a CDS encoding alpha/beta fold hydrolase, producing the protein MKRFAIAALFLVGAVCLHAADYPQPTPGDFVLKDFKFASGETLPELRIHYRTLGTPQKDAHGRVRNAVLVLHGTTGSGENFLSASFAGVLFSPGGLLDARTYYVVIPDGIGHGQSSKPSDGLHARFPRYGYDDMVTAQYRLLTEGLGVDHLRLVMGTSMGGMHTWVWGEKYPDFMDALLPLASLPVQIAGRNRAWRKMAVDAIRNDPGFNHGDYTAQPYGLTFAIDLLWLMSSSPVQRQKDSPTREQADAAVDQFVAGLMKSHDANDVAYAIDASWDYNPEPKLSTIQAPLLAINFADDLINPPELGILERAIKRVSHGRAVLIPAGPATRGHGTHSLPAVYQQHLAAFLKETTK